From the genome of Microbacterium sp. CGR2:
AGCCGACGGCAGCCGTCGGTACACGCAAAAGAACGAGCCTCTAGCCCGTGAGGTGAAGCTGTACGTTCCCGGTTGGGGTGATGTGCTGGACGGCCTCGATTCGTTCATCAAGCCGTCACAGTTGTGGGTGGACCTGGCCACCGACCCGACGACACCGCCGGCGCGTTTGGATGCGCTCGCGCGGATGTCCGGGGCTTTCCCGATTCAGGTGGCGTCGTGGTTGGAGAAGGTTCTGTACTCGATCCAGAACGGCCCTCACCGGCAGCGGACGTTCGAGTGGGGTTCCCTCTATGCGGAGATCACCCACGGCTATTCCGATCCGCGCAACTTCCGCCGCAAGTTCATCGCAGCACTCGACGAGGCGGCCGCCACTCGTCGCATCCACGGTGACGGAATGCCGACGAACTACGACGTCGAGCGTGTGGCCGGTCGCGCAGGTGGTGGAACCGTTCTCGTGATCCGGCGCAGCCCTCTTCTGCGCAGCCCCGCCGACGAACTCTGACACCACAAACGACCCTCTGCCCGTTCGCGGCAGGGGGTCGTTTGTGTACTGATCGCCTCACTTCGGAACCTGTGGATAACCAGGGACCGTGAGGCGGTCAGTACACAAACCCCGAGGCGGTCAGTACACAACCCCGAGGCGGTCAGTACACAAACACCCGCTCCGATCCGTTACCCCTCTAGGGGTCTCGCGGTCCCCTAGTTCTTATCTCTAGTTCTCTCTTAACTAGTTCTCTCTTAACGGGAGCCGCCCAGCGCAACCATCAGACGCGCACGCGAAGAGTCGCGCTTGGGGTTGCCGTTCCTTTCCCTCCGCTGACGCTCCGTGAAAGAACCGCCCTCAGATCTACGAGCGATCGGAGAGCATCTAGCGGGTGGATGGACGTTCTGAGAGACTGGAACAGCTATACGTTTAGGTATTCGTTGACCGCGAATACCCTTCTTGCGGCGGAAGCCGCAAGTTTCTCTGTCTCCCACCCTCCCCCCGAGCAGGCTCGCTTCCCAATCTCCCCCACTCAACGAACAAGTTCTAAGTGAAGGAGATTGGGAAGTAAAGGGGGAGGGTGGGAGACAGAGAAACAGAGAAGAAGAAGAAGAAGTAGAGAGAAGAAAAAGAGAGTGAGAGAGGTGGTTGGGCGATGCAGATGACGAGTCGAGATGAGCAGATGGTCGAGTGGCTGCGTGTGGTGCAGATGGCTGAGATGGCGTCGTTGCGGTGGGTGCTGGGAGGGTTCAGCGGAGCAGGTAAGCCGGTGTCGTTGCGGAAGGCTCAGCAGTGGGTCGCACGATGCCGTGAGGCGGGGTTGGTCGATTCGTCGAGGTCGGCTAGCTCAACCGGATCGGTCGTCTGGCTGACCCGCGAAGCGTCTGGCCGGCGGGAGCCCTCTCTCCTTCGACAGACCGTCCGGCATGAGTTGGCGGTCGCGTCTGTGGCCGCCCGCTACGTGTGCGCCGGGTGGGCGTGGAGGATCGATCAGCGCTCGAACTCGGATGAGCACATGGCTGATGGGCTGGCTATCCGGGGAGCGGCGAAAGAGTTGGTCGAGGTCGAGTTGACCGTGAAAGCGAAGGATCGGTACCCGAAGATTTTCGCGTCCCACGACGAGCGAATTCGGTTCGATGGCATCACCTCGATCGTGTACGTCACGGATGCTCCGACCGGGGAGGCGATCGGCCGCAAGATCAAGGATCAGGTCTTCCGCGACGATCGCGACAGGTTCCCGGTGTTGCCGGCACTCGACATGTGGGGTCGCATCCAGGACGACCTTTGGCCGGTCGAAGATGCCCGGTTCACTGCGCCGGCAGAGGGCGAAGAGATCGCGCCGGCGCACGCGCCGTCGTCATCGTTGTTCTGAGCCCCCCGTGCTGCAAAAAGTCGTCAGAGATCCCGAGCAACTTTTCCACGTCGACGAGCAGCGTTCACCGCTCTTTTCCTTCGCCTCCGATAGATGCCGACTGTCATACGAGAGCACCCGGTCAAGGGGCCGGCAACGCCGGCTCCCGGAGGGACGCACAGCGCCCTTGAGGGGGTCGGATCGTATGTGATCCTCAGAGCATCGGGGGGAAGGGGAGGCGGCCCGCAGGGCCGCCAGGTCTGGAAGCTTTCGGGCATCGTTCCTGACGCTCAATCATTGCCGCCGCGGTCCTACACACAAGCCCCCTACGGGGGCCGGTTCCGCCGAGATTTTCGTCACGCGGTCGCTGCGCTCCCTCACATCGCGACGAAATTCTCTCCCCCACCGCCTGACGGTTGTGTTCCGGCCCTCTAGCTGCGGCACTGCTCCGCTTATCAGGAACGAGCCAGCGAATTGATCGAGAGAGAGGATGAGGCCATGGAAACGCTCACGGTCTACACAACCGGCGAGAGCTGCGGGAAGTGCAACCTGACGATGAAGATGCTCGACGGCAAGAAGATCCCGTACGTCGTGATCGACCTGAACGAGAACCCCGCCGCGTATCGGTACGTCACCGAAGAACTCGGCTACAGCACGGCCCCTGTCGTCGTCGTCGACGACCAAGACCACTGGTGTGATCTGCGCCCCGACGAAATCGAACGAATCGCCAGCCACAGGACCACCGCGGCCGCCCGGTGAACGCGCACCGACGGGAGCCGATGGCACAGGCCGCGAAGCGGACCCGGCAGCCCCTTGCCGCGTTCTACTTGGTGAGCCCCAGCAACTTCCCGAGATCTCGATAGTGGGCGGTCAGAGCATCCACGCGAGCGGTGTAGCGCGTGTGGCGGCCCCGGCGATCGGCGTAGGGGACAGAGACCGCGGGATCGGGGTCGAGTACTTCAAGAGCGGTCAGGGCAGAAACGTGGATCTTCACCGTTCCGACCGCGAGCCCGGTCCCTTCGGCGATCTCGCTGACGAGACTTCCGGGGTGGCGGGCGATGAAGCCCAGAACGGCGAGGCGGGCGGCATTCGCCCCCAAGACGTTAATCGCGCGCTCCACTTCGGGCGAGAGCGAAGGCACTGCGTACACGGGCATAACTGTTCATTCTTCCAAAGTCCCCTTCTCGACAACGGCTAGCTACTTTAGTAGGCTACCCAATGTACGAAACACCTTGTCCCCCAAACGGGGGACAGATTCGGCGCTGTCTGCGGTTTCCGTGAAGATGGTGCCGGTGCCGGCCATGTTGGACGGCGTCAACAAAGCATCGGGGGGTGCCATGACAACCACGGCAAACGACGTAGATCAGACCGGAGATTCGGGCGATGACCCGTTCTTCTTCGCGGTCAAGCTCGTCTTCGGGCTCGTGCTCGGGCTCGTGTGTGCGCCGCTGATCATCCCGTTTCTAGTGCGCGGGCTCACAACGATGTGGGCACCCACGAAGCGGTGGTACTGGATCACCTACCCGTGGTGGTGGGCCGTCGTGTCGGCCGGCGTTGCGCTTGTCGCGCTGCTGCTCGCGGCCGAGGTGTGGCAAGTAGTCGAGTGGGCGCGCGCCGGCGGCTACACGACACTCACCCAGGCAGCGAGCCCGGTCGCTGAGGCGTGGGCCACCGTGTGGCCCTGGCTGCTGCTCAACGTCGCCGCCGGCGTGCTGCTGGTGCCGGCCGTGTGGTCATTGCAGCGCCGCAAGGTGGCCGAGCGGGTGCGTAAGCGCACGATCCCCGACGTCGTGCGTCAGGAGCGGATCGAGTCAGCGCAGAAGCAAGCGACGGACCTCTCCAGCGCCCGGAAGATCGGCGTCAAGGTGGATGCCGTCACGAAGACGATCACCGGCAGCGCCACGAACGGGATCACCGCCCCGCATCCCGTGGGGAACGGACAGTACGCGCTGGGCGTCATCAACCGGGAAACCATCCGGGGGATGGCGCAGCGCATCGCCGATCAGTCGCGCGTGCCGGATTGGGTGACAACGGATAACCGATATCTGATACTTCCCGAGAAAGCCGGCTCATGCCGGCTGCTGCTGTTCTCCGAGGCGGGGACCGGTAAGACGGTGCTGCTTATGAGCATCATCGCGGCGGCGGTGAGATCCGGCCAGAAGGTCATTTTCATCGACGCGAAGGGCGTTCCGCGTGATGCGCGCGAGTTGGCGCGGCTCGTCGCCCAGTTCGGCGGCACCGCGGCTATCAGCGGATCGGGCGAGGACGCGCAGACCCGATGGAACCTGTTCCACGGCAGCGCGGCCGACGTCACGGCGAAGCTTATGCGGCTCCAGCCGCCCCCGGACGGCTCGAATCAGTACTACCTCGAAGAGGTCGAAGCAGTACTCGAGGTGTTGCAGACGAAGGCACCGCTACGCAGCCGCAAGGATCTTCTGGAGCGAGCGAACAATCTCGATGAGTGGGTGACAGATCGGGACGATTACCGGATGCTCCGGGAAGTCGTCGACTCTCGCACGAAGAAGACCGCTGTAGAGCGCGCGGTCGCATCGGTCACGAAGACCCTGCGCCGATTCGACGACTGGACCGACCCCGAGGGCTGGACGTTCGACGATCCCGGCGCGGACGTCGTAATCTGCCCGCTGATCCCCGTCGACGCGACACAGGCAGCGCTGGGAGATCTCCTATTGCTGGAACTGCGCGCCTACCTCAAGCGCCGGCTGGAGCGGGAGGACTACTCACCGGCGCTGGTCATCGTCGACGAGTTCCCCCAGTTGGTCACTCCCGGCAACGACCCGGCCGACCTCGCTACGCGCCTGTTCGAAACGATGCGCAGCGCCGGCGCTGGGCTGATCCTCGCCGGTCAGAGCGTCGAAGGGCTCTCGGTAGACGCGCCGATGCGCGCCCGGGCCCTTAACTCGGGGGCCGCGGTGATGTTCGGCCGGCAGAAGAGCCCGGAAGACCTGTGCGCCCTGGCCGGCACCGAATTGCGGCTAGAGGCGTCCGGTGCGGCGACCGGCGAGGAACTGCGTTCTGGACGCGCGCAGCACACGTACCGGATCAAGCCGCAGGACGTGCGCGAAGCATCCGGCGGTCAGTTCTGGATCGTGCAGGGCGGGCATCACGCCACCTTCCGCGCGCTCCCGAACGCCAGCGCCGAGGCCACGGCAACCCCTACCGGCCGCGCAGAGCCGCCGGAGCCGGCGGCTCTGCCCGTGCCAGCTACGACCCCTGAAACCCCCACTGAGAACGACGACATAACCCCTGAGGAGCAAACAGCATGAACGACGACATCACGCCGCTGATCCCGGCGCCCATTCTGGGCATCGCGGACTTCCTCGGCGATCTGATGGTGGCCGCGGTTCTGTTCGTCGCCACGATGGCCGCGCTCTTCATCTTCATCAAGCCCGCGAACGAGAAGGGCGGCGCAGCACTGTCCTACGCCGCCGC
Proteins encoded in this window:
- a CDS encoding winged helix-turn-helix domain-containing protein, coding for MGANAARLAVLGFIARHPGSLVSEIAEGTGLAVGTVKIHVSALTALEVLDPDPAVSVPYADRRGRHTRYTARVDALTAHYRDLGKLLGLTK
- a CDS encoding ATP-binding protein, coding for MKPRTARRAAFAPKTLIARSTSGESEGTAYTGITVHSSKVPFSTTASYFSRLPNVRNTLSPKRGTDSALSAVSVKMVPVPAMLDGVNKASGGAMTTTANDVDQTGDSGDDPFFFAVKLVFGLVLGLVCAPLIIPFLVRGLTTMWAPTKRWYWITYPWWWAVVSAGVALVALLLAAEVWQVVEWARAGGYTTLTQAASPVAEAWATVWPWLLLNVAAGVLLVPAVWSLQRRKVAERVRKRTIPDVVRQERIESAQKQATDLSSARKIGVKVDAVTKTITGSATNGITAPHPVGNGQYALGVINRETIRGMAQRIADQSRVPDWVTTDNRYLILPEKAGSCRLLLFSEAGTGKTVLLMSIIAAAVRSGQKVIFIDAKGVPRDARELARLVAQFGGTAAISGSGEDAQTRWNLFHGSAADVTAKLMRLQPPPDGSNQYYLEEVEAVLEVLQTKAPLRSRKDLLERANNLDEWVTDRDDYRMLREVVDSRTKKTAVERAVASVTKTLRRFDDWTDPEGWTFDDPGADVVICPLIPVDATQAALGDLLLLELRAYLKRRLEREDYSPALVIVDEFPQLVTPGNDPADLATRLFETMRSAGAGLILAGQSVEGLSVDAPMRARALNSGAAVMFGRQKSPEDLCALAGTELRLEASGAATGEELRSGRAQHTYRIKPQDVREASGGQFWIVQGGHHATFRALPNASAEATATPTGRAEPPEPAALPVPATTPETPTENDDITPEEQTA
- a CDS encoding glutaredoxin family protein — encoded protein: METLTVYTTGESCGKCNLTMKMLDGKKIPYVVIDLNENPAAYRYVTEELGYSTAPVVVVDDQDHWCDLRPDEIERIASHRTTAAAR